The DNA sequence TTGATTTAATAATGGTTAACAAACCACCTTTTATGGTAGTTCATCCAACTAAAAGTCATGTTGATAACACTATTGCTAATGGAGTTACAGATTATATAACTAAAAAAGGTGAAAAAGTTAAAATAAGATTTGTAAATAGATTGGATATGAATACTTCTGGGCTTGTTATTGTCGCAAAAAATGCATATGCGCATCATACTTTATCAACTGATATGAGTAACAATAAGGTAGAGAAGAAGTATATAACAATTGTTAAAGGAATTTTAGAAAATGATTTTGGTACTATAGATGAACCTATATATAGACCAGAAGAAGATAGTATAAAGAGAATTGTGGATGAGAGAGGACAAAGGTCAGTTACTCATTATAAAGTTTTACAAAGATTAAATGATGCAACTGTTTTAGAAGTCAGGTTAGAAACAGGAAGAACACATCAAATAAGAGTTCACATGAACTACATTGGACATGGAATAATAGGAGATGAACTGTATGGATACGTTGATGAAAGTTTAATCAATAGACAGGCTCTGCATGCGTATAG is a window from the Paraclostridium sordellii genome containing:
- a CDS encoding RluA family pseudouridine synthase — translated: MFKKEEQKYNIISYTSEENSTLKSILLDKLNFSVRSLSKMKREQSVLVNGKFKKPSVNIEKGDLIEVKINEEMANFIQQDLNLDIIYDDFDLIMVNKPPFMVVHPTKSHVDNTIANGVTDYITKKGEKVKIRFVNRLDMNTSGLVIVAKNAYAHHTLSTDMSNNKVEKKYITIVKGILENDFGTIDEPIYRPEEDSIKRIVDERGQRSVTHYKVLQRLNDATVLEVRLETGRTHQIRVHMNYIGHGIIGDELYGYVDESLINRQALHAYSLEFNQPRTKENLSFIAEIPDDMKKLIEKLK